Part of the Haloarchaeobius litoreus genome is shown below.
GTTCTACCGGGCGTTCGAACACGTCGACGTGTTCGTCGACGAGCCACCCGCGGACGCCGAGGCGCTCGACGTGCGCCGGGGTGCCGACGCGATTCCGGCGGTGCGCGAACGAGCGATGACCCTCTACGACGTGATGGAGCTGAGCGCACCCGAGGACGGCGTCGCGGCGGAGTGGGTGAACGGCTTTCGACGGACGTTCGCCGTCACGGGGACGATCAGCGACGGCGACGGCCCCGTCCCCGACAGGGTGGCCGAGGCCTTCCTCGAACTGCTCGCCGACGAGCCGGACACGATGGTCGCGAAACAGCACGGCGAAGCGGTCGCGGAGTCGGTCCGAGAGCGTGCGGCCGCTCTCCGTCACGCCGACCGCGACGAGCGCGAGGCGTTCGCCGACGAGCTGGTCGAACGCGGTGTGAACCCGGGCACGACGGCGGACATCACGGCGGCGGCGACGTTCGTCGCGCTGGAACGTGATGGGGTGGTGCCGTGAGCGACGAGGGGTCTGCCGACGACGGTGACGGGAACGGGGACTGGCCCGTCGACCTCCGCGGCGTCACCGAGTCGGTCGTGGCGACGGAGGGCCCGAACGGCCGCTGGAACCTGGCCGCGCTGGGGCTCCACGCCGGCGACCCCGTGACGGCCCGGACGTGGGGGCGGACCCGGACCCGGCTGAACTTCGACCGGCGAGCCGGCGCTGTCGTCCAGTTCACACGGGACCCGGTCGAGTTCACACGCGCGGCACTCGACGTGTACGAGCGAGAGGAGCCGGTCCTCCATAGCTCACAGGCGTGGGCCCGTGTCGAAGTCGAGCACGTGACGGCCGGCGACGACGGGGGCACCGAGTGGGCCGAGTGGGAGCTCCACCCGGTCGAATCGACCGTCGAGCGCCGGTCGGTCGAGCCGATCAACCGTGCGTTCGGCGCGCTAGTCGAGGCGACGGTCGCCGCGTCGCGGCTCGACGTGCCGTCGTACGACGAGTCGACGCTCCGCCGGCGACTCTCGTACTTCGACGCCGTGGTCGAGCGCTGTGGCGGACCGCGCGAGCGCGAGGCGATGGCGCTCATCGGCTCGCTGACGGACTGGAAGACAGAGAACGAATCATTTTAGGGGGCGAACGAGGAACGAATGGGTATGGCAATCAAGCCGGACTACGTCAAGAAGACGGGGAACATCCTCCTCGAGCGATACCCCAACGCGTTCACGGCCGACTTCGACATGAACAAGAAGAGCGTCACGAAGCTCACCAACATCGAGTCCAAGGGCGTTCGGAACCGCATCGCGGGCTACGTCGCCCGGAAGAAAGGCACCGCCGCGGCCGAGCAGTAACACCGACTCTCTCTGCGGGCGGAGGTGCGGTCCGACTCGCGGGTAGGGCGACCCGTGACCCACGCGAACCGTCTCCCCGGCGGCAGCAATCACTGACATCACCCGAAGGGTTTTCTCCCGGCAGGGCTGAGGGCATCAGCAATGACCGTACAGGTAGGCATCCTCGGCGCGACGGGTGCCGTCGGCCAGCGCCTCGTACAGCTCCTCGCACCACACGCCGACTTCGAACTCGCCGCGCTCACAGCCAGTTCCGCCAGCGCCGGCGAACTGTATCGCGACGCCGCCAAGTGGCGTGTCGACGCGCCGATTCCGGAGCACGTCGCGGAGATGACCGTCACCGAGACCGACCCCGAGGCCGTCCCCGACGACGTGGACCTGGTGTTCTCCTCGCTACCGTCCTCGGTCGGAGCCGAGGTCGAACCGGCGTTCTGTGAGGCCGGCTACGTCCTCTCGTCGAACTCGTCGAACGCCCGGATGGCTGCCGACGTGCCGCTCGTCATCCCGGAGGTCAACGCCGACCACCTCGACCTGCTCGAGGTGCAGCGCGACGAGCGCGGCTGGGACGGCGCGATGGTGAAGAACCCGAACTGCTCGACCATCACCTTCGTCCCGACGCTCGCCGCGCTCGCCGACGCCGGCTACGACCTCGAACGGGTCCACGTCGCGACGCTGCAGGCCGTCTCCGGCGCGGGCTACGACGGCGTCAGTTCGATGGAGATCATCGACAACGCCATCCCCCACATCGGAGGCGAGGAGGAGAAGCTGGAGACCGAGTCGCGAAAGCTGCTGGGGGAGTTCGACGGCAGCTCCCTCACGGAACACGAGGTCGGCGTCTCCGCCTCCTGCAACCGCATCCCAACAATCGACGGCCACCTGGAGAACGTCTGGGTCGAGGCCGCAGAGGAGCTGACGCCCGCCGACGCGAAGGCGGCCATGGAAGCGTACCCGAGCCTCGACCTGCCCTCGTCGCCGGAGCCGCTCATCCACGTGTTCGACAAGCCGGACCGGCCCCAGCCCCGCCTCGACCGCACTGTCGGCGGCGGCATGGCCGTCGCTGCCGGTGGCTTCCAGGAGTCCACGTTCGGCCTCCAGTACAACTGCCTCGCCCACAACACCATCCGTGGCGCGGCCGGCGCGAGCGTGCTGAACGGCGAACTCCTCCTCTCCGAGGGCTATCTGTAGCGCGACCATCCTTCTACGACCATCTTTTTCGTCGTCGGGTTCTCGCTCCGCTCGAACCACTCCTCGAAAAACATGGATGAAAAAGGCCGGCTCCTCGCTGCGCTCGTCGCCGGTCAACCGCGCTCACTCCGTTCGCGCGGACGTTACTCCGAACTGGAACCTACAGCGGCACCTGGTTCGCCAGCCCGTC
Proteins encoded:
- a CDS encoding 30S ribosomal protein S17e, which translates into the protein MAIKPDYVKKTGNILLERYPNAFTADFDMNKKSVTKLTNIESKGVRNRIAGYVARKKGTAAAEQ
- a CDS encoding triphosphoribosyl-dephospho-CoA synthase, translated to MQTAQHAQLALLLEVAGTPKPGNVDRHRDFDDLRFEHFLAGAVGACDGLEAAAAGEPVGASFDTAVEGMSQQRGGNAQFGALLLLVPLVRAAATWGLTPDDTAAVVEATSVDDAAGFYRAFEHVDVFVDEPPADAEALDVRRGADAIPAVRERAMTLYDVMELSAPEDGVAAEWVNGFRRTFAVTGTISDGDGPVPDRVAEAFLELLADEPDTMVAKQHGEAVAESVRERAAALRHADRDEREAFADELVERGVNPGTTADITAAATFVALERDGVVP
- the asd gene encoding aspartate-semialdehyde dehydrogenase, coding for MTVQVGILGATGAVGQRLVQLLAPHADFELAALTASSASAGELYRDAAKWRVDAPIPEHVAEMTVTETDPEAVPDDVDLVFSSLPSSVGAEVEPAFCEAGYVLSSNSSNARMAADVPLVIPEVNADHLDLLEVQRDERGWDGAMVKNPNCSTITFVPTLAALADAGYDLERVHVATLQAVSGAGYDGVSSMEIIDNAIPHIGGEEEKLETESRKLLGEFDGSSLTEHEVGVSASCNRIPTIDGHLENVWVEAAEELTPADAKAAMEAYPSLDLPSSPEPLIHVFDKPDRPQPRLDRTVGGGMAVAAGGFQESTFGLQYNCLAHNTIRGAAGASVLNGELLLSEGYL
- a CDS encoding DUF447 domain-containing protein, with the translated sequence MSDEGSADDGDGNGDWPVDLRGVTESVVATEGPNGRWNLAALGLHAGDPVTARTWGRTRTRLNFDRRAGAVVQFTRDPVEFTRAALDVYEREEPVLHSSQAWARVEVEHVTAGDDGGTEWAEWELHPVESTVERRSVEPINRAFGALVEATVAASRLDVPSYDESTLRRRLSYFDAVVERCGGPREREAMALIGSLTDWKTENESF